ATGATGGAAAACTACCATAAAATACTGCATCAGGCGGTAAACAGTATTGAGCTGACGGGCAGAGGCACTTATGTGCATTACAGTGAGGACGGCAAGGAGCTGGTTATGGTCAGCCGGATTCGGGCTTCGGACGGTATTTTCTATATTCTGACCCGTTCGCCACTGGTGCCGGTGAAAGCAACCACCGATATTTTAAAGCAGAATTTCCTGTGGGTGTTACTGATTTCATTTGCCTTTGCGTGTATTGTGGCATTTGTGCTGGCACAGCATATCTCAAGACCGGTACACGACCTGTCCAAAGGGGCAAAGGCGGTTGCGGCAGGTGACTTAACGTACCGTGTGCCTGAACGAAGAGGAAAGTCTGAAATTGCACAGCTGATACGGGATTTTAACCGTATGACCGAGGAGCTTTCCAAAGTGGATAGCTTACGGAAAGACCTGGTGGCAAACGTATCGCATGAGCTTCGGACACCGCTGACCATGATTAAAGGGTATGCGGAAACGGTGCGGGATCTGACCGGGGACAATCCGGAAAAGAGAAACAAACAGTTAGATATTATTGTGGAGGAAAGTGACCGTTTAACCGAGCTGATTTCGGATTTGCTGGATTTGTCGCGTATGCAGAACGGGCATGTGGAATTTAAAACCGAGCAGATTGATTTTTCCAGAACGGTGCGCACCATTGCGGAGCGGTATGAATGCTTTAAGGATCAGGGGTATCGCATTGATGTATCGGTGGCGGACAATGTGTTTATTACAGGCGATGAGAATCGTTTAGAGCAGGTGGTATACAATCTGATGGATAACGCCATCAACCACAGCGGAGAGGCACAGCATGTGGCGGTCATCTTAACCGGCGGAGAAAAACCGCGGTTTTCGGTTATCAATTCGGGTGCGCCCATCTCGGAAGAGGATATCCAATATATCTGGGACCGTTTTTATCATGCGGATCAATCGGGTAAGCGGCGTGTGACCGGAACGGGAATCGGACTTTCGCTGGTTCGGGAGATTTTAGTGCATCACGATTTCCTGTACGGTGTAAACAGTGCACCGGGCAGGACAGAATTCTGGTTTGAGCCACGAAGATAACAGGGATAAAAGCAATCTGTATTGTGCAGGTTGCTTTTTTGTATTTTTATAAAAAAACTGTTGAATTTTTTGCAGAATTATGTTAAACTTAAAATAAGATACTCGAAGGAGAGAAGATTATGGAAAATAAAACAGCAATTGTGCAAAAAGAAATGATGCTTGCACTCAAAAATAAAGATACGAAAAGAAAGGATACCTTGTCGGTACTGCTTTCAGCTTTAAAGGGTAAGGCAAAGGATAAACGTGCCGATCTGACCGAAGCGGAAGAAAACGAGGTTATCTTAAAGGAAATCAAGCAGACCACCGAAACCATGGAAAGCGCACCCAAAGACAGAACCGATATTATCGAAGAATGTAAGGCGAGAATTGCAGTGCTTTTGGAATTTGCACCCAAACAGATGTCTGAAGCGGAAATCCGCGAAACGGTTGAAGCAGTTTTAGCGGAACTTGGGATTGAAAAGCCTGCAGCGAAGGACAAGGGCATTATAATGAAGAATCTCATGCCGAAGGTTAGCGGTAAAGCAGACGGCGGTATGGTAAACAAAATTGTAAGCAGTTTTCTGGCATAAGGAGATTTTTATGAAATTACTGGAAGAGAAAATCCGCACACTCGGCAAGGTCATCGGGGATGACATTGTAAAGGTGGACATGTTCTTAAACCATCAGGTTGATCCATGTTTGATGCAAGAGATGGGCAAGGAATTCAAACGGTTGTTCGGACATCTTGAAATCACAAAGGTACTGACGCTAGAGGTTTCGGGTATCGCACCTTCGGTGTTTGCGGCACTGGAGCTTGGTGTTCCGCTGGTGTTTGCCAAAAAGACCGAGGGCAGAAATATGGCAGATGATGTGTATTCTGCAGATGTTTTCTCTTTTACCAAAAACAAAACCTATACCGTTCGTGTAGCAAAGGAATATCTTACCGCGCAGGATAAGGTGCTGATTATTGATGATTTTCTGGCAAACGGCAAGGCAATGCTTGGCATGCTGTCGCTGGTAGAGCAGGCAGGTGCGAAACCCCAGGGCATTGGTGTTGTCATTGAAAAGGGATTCCAAAAGGGAGGCGCTATGCTTCGGGAATCCGGCATTCCTGTTCAGTCCTTGGCAATCGTAGAGTCCATTGAGAACGGAGAAATTCGTTTTCGGGAATCCGATTGTTAAAATAAAATTATGGAGGGAAACAAAATGAAAACATTCAAGAAAGTGCTTGCACTTGTGCTTGTTGCTATGCTGGCAATCGGCTTATGTGCATGCGGCGGAAACGAAGAAGGCGGCGCAGCAGGCGAAAAGGCAGCGCTCAAAATCGGTGTTATCCACATCGGTGACCCGGCTGACGGTTCCGGCTACAGCTACACCCATGACCTGGGTATTCAGGGCATGCAGAAGAATTTGGGCTTAAGCGACGACCAGATCGTTCGTAAGCTTAACATCGCGGATAACGATCCCGCTGCTACCCAGACAGCTATCGAAGCTTGTATCGCTGAAGGCTGTAACTTAATCTTCGGTACCTCTTACGGTTACATGGATACCATGGAAGCTTTAGCTTCTCAGTATCCGGATGTATACTTCTCGCACGGTACCGGTTACAAGAGCAATGATGTAAACTTCAACAACTACTTCGGCAGAATTTACCAGGCTAGATACTTAGCAGGTATCGCTGCAGGTCTTAAGACCGAAACCAACAAGGTTGGTTATGTTGCAGCATACGGCACAGAACTGGCTGAAACCTGCTCCGGTATCAATGCATTTGCATTGGGCGTACAGGCTGTAAACCCTGAAGCTGTTGTATATGTTAAAACCTTAAATTCCTGGTTCGATCCTGCAAACGAAACTGCTTATGCAGATGCTTTGATTGACATGGATTGCGACGTTATCGCACAGCACTGTGATACTGCGAACCCGCAGATTGCTGCACAGAACAAGGGCGTATTCGGCTGCGGTTACAACTCTGATATGACTGCAGAAGCTCCCAAAGCACATCTTACCGCTCCGATCTGGAACTGGGATGTATACTACACCACCGCTGCACAGGCTGTTCTCGATGGCAAATGGGCTGAATTGGGCAACTACTACGGCGGTTTGCAGGAAGGCTTTGTAGACGTATCTCCTCTGTCTGAAAACTGCGCAGAAGGCACACAGGAAATTATCGATCAGGTTAAGGCTTTGATCGTAAGCGGCGAGTGGGATGTATTCTCCGGCGTGAAACTGAGTGTTGAAGATGGCGCAATCGTAATGACCGATGCAGATATCCTGGACAACGCAGGCAACGTAGTAATCGCAAAGGGTGCTCCGCTTGTTGAAAACGGTGTAATTCAGGGCTCTATGAACTACTTCGTAGAAGGCGTAGAATTGAAATAA
This DNA window, taken from Clostridia bacterium, encodes the following:
- a CDS encoding HAMP domain-containing protein; protein product: MQKIRNKIFFYTLLLVIAILLIMYLVQVPFLEALYQHNKAKDVRDIQVEMVQKFNEMDIESAYSAIWEIAKENELYVAIFDENRREVMSPFHFMQWDEHNFRFNPSMMENYHKILHQAVNSIELTGRGTYVHYSEDGKELVMVSRIRASDGIFYILTRSPLVPVKATTDILKQNFLWVLLISFAFACIVAFVLAQHISRPVHDLSKGAKAVAAGDLTYRVPERRGKSEIAQLIRDFNRMTEELSKVDSLRKDLVANVSHELRTPLTMIKGYAETVRDLTGDNPEKRNKQLDIIVEESDRLTELISDLLDLSRMQNGHVEFKTEQIDFSRTVRTIAERYECFKDQGYRIDVSVADNVFITGDENRLEQVVYNLMDNAINHSGEAQHVAVILTGGEKPRFSVINSGAPISEEDIQYIWDRFYHADQSGKRRVTGTGIGLSLVREILVHHDFLYGVNSAPGRTEFWFEPRR
- a CDS encoding GatB/YqeY domain-containing protein — its product is MENKTAIVQKEMMLALKNKDTKRKDTLSVLLSALKGKAKDKRADLTEAEENEVILKEIKQTTETMESAPKDRTDIIEECKARIAVLLEFAPKQMSEAEIRETVEAVLAELGIEKPAAKDKGIIMKNLMPKVSGKADGGMVNKIVSSFLA
- a CDS encoding xanthine phosphoribosyltransferase, with the protein product MKLLEEKIRTLGKVIGDDIVKVDMFLNHQVDPCLMQEMGKEFKRLFGHLEITKVLTLEVSGIAPSVFAALELGVPLVFAKKTEGRNMADDVYSADVFSFTKNKTYTVRVAKEYLTAQDKVLIIDDFLANGKAMLGMLSLVEQAGAKPQGIGVVIEKGFQKGGAMLRESGIPVQSLAIVESIENGEIRFRESDC
- a CDS encoding BMP family ABC transporter substrate-binding protein encodes the protein MKTFKKVLALVLVAMLAIGLCACGGNEEGGAAGEKAALKIGVIHIGDPADGSGYSYTHDLGIQGMQKNLGLSDDQIVRKLNIADNDPAATQTAIEACIAEGCNLIFGTSYGYMDTMEALASQYPDVYFSHGTGYKSNDVNFNNYFGRIYQARYLAGIAAGLKTETNKVGYVAAYGTELAETCSGINAFALGVQAVNPEAVVYVKTLNSWFDPANETAYADALIDMDCDVIAQHCDTANPQIAAQNKGVFGCGYNSDMTAEAPKAHLTAPIWNWDVYYTTAAQAVLDGKWAELGNYYGGLQEGFVDVSPLSENCAEGTQEIIDQVKALIVSGEWDVFSGVKLSVEDGAIVMTDADILDNAGNVVIAKGAPLVENGVIQGSMNYFVEGVELK